In Acidimicrobiia bacterium, a single window of DNA contains:
- the meaB gene encoding methylmalonyl Co-A mutase-associated GTPase MeaB — MTAADAAALVDGARAGDRGAVARLLSLVESGGPAADAALARLYPHTGAAYTVGVTGPPGAGKSTLTDGLVARLRRDGDEVGVLAVDPTSPFTGGAILGDRVRMQAHATDAGVFIRSMASRGHLGGLALATPQAVRVLDAAGKPWVIIETVGVGQVEVEIAGAADTTVVVLNPGWGDAVQANKAGLLEIADVLAVNKADRPGADETVRDLRNMIEWSRPTDWVPPIVETVATEGGGVDELWDAIAAHRAHLEQDGRLAARRAARLRDEIQALVAERLGRRAGAVCVGARFDEILARVGARDLDPHAAADALLDQ; from the coding sequence GTGACGGCCGCGGACGCGGCCGCGCTGGTCGACGGCGCGCGGGCGGGGGATCGGGGCGCCGTCGCTCGGCTGCTCTCGCTCGTGGAGTCCGGTGGGCCGGCGGCCGACGCCGCGCTGGCGCGGCTCTACCCGCACACCGGCGCCGCGTACACGGTCGGTGTCACCGGGCCCCCCGGCGCCGGCAAGTCGACGTTGACCGACGGGCTCGTGGCGCGCCTGCGCCGCGACGGCGACGAGGTCGGCGTGCTCGCCGTCGACCCCACCAGCCCGTTCACCGGTGGGGCGATCCTCGGCGACCGGGTGCGCATGCAGGCGCACGCCACCGACGCGGGGGTGTTCATCCGCTCGATGGCGAGCCGCGGGCACCTCGGCGGCCTCGCGCTCGCGACGCCGCAGGCCGTGCGCGTCCTCGACGCCGCCGGGAAGCCGTGGGTGATCATCGAGACCGTCGGGGTCGGACAGGTCGAGGTCGAGATCGCGGGCGCCGCCGACACCACCGTCGTCGTCCTCAACCCGGGTTGGGGGGACGCGGTGCAGGCGAACAAGGCCGGCCTGCTCGAGATCGCCGACGTGCTGGCGGTGAACAAGGCCGACCGCCCCGGCGCCGACGAGACCGTGCGCGACCTCCGCAACATGATCGAGTGGTCGCGGCCGACCGACTGGGTCCCGCCCATCGTCGAGACCGTCGCCACCGAGGGCGGTGGGGTGGACGAGCTCTGGGACGCGATCGCCGCCCACCGGGCCCACCTCGAGCAGGACGGACGGCTGGCGGCGCGGCGCGCGGCGCGGCTGCGCGACGAGATCCAAGCGCTCGTCGCGGAGCGACTCGGTCGGCGGGCTGGGGCCGTCTGCGTCGGGGCCCGCTTCGACGAGATCCTGGCCCGGGTCGGCGCGCGCGACCTCGACCCGCACGCCGCCGCCGACGCCCTCCTCGACCAATAG